A stretch of the uncultured Bacteroides sp. genome encodes the following:
- the gdhA gene encoding NADP-specific glutamate dehydrogenase, translating into MNIDLIMASLEAKHPGELEYLQAVKEVLISIENVYNQHPEFEKARIIERLVEPDRIFTFKVPWVDDQGNVQLNIGYRVQFNNAIGPYKGGIRFHASVNLSILKFLGFEQTFKNALTTLPMGGGKGGSDFSPRGKSDAEIMRFCQAFILELWRHIGPDTDVPAGDIGVGGREIGYMFGMYKKLAREFTGTFTGKGLEYGGSLIRPEATGFGGLYFVNQMLSTKGIDLKDKTVAVSGFGNVAWGAVTKATELGAKVVTISGPDGYIYDEEGISGEKIDYMLELRATGNDIVEPYAEMFNAKFIPNRHPWEVKVDIALPCATQNELDGEDAKLLIENKVLCVGEISNMGCTPEAIDLFIENKIMYAPGKAVNAGGVATSGLEMSQNAMHLSWGAAEVDNKLHEIMHGIHAQCVKYGTEPDGYINYVKGANIAGFMKVAHAMMDQGIV; encoded by the coding sequence ATGAATATCGATCTTATTATGGCTTCATTAGAAGCTAAACACCCTGGAGAACTTGAATACCTCCAAGCTGTTAAAGAAGTGCTGATTTCTATTGAAAATGTTTATAATCAACATCCTGAATTTGAGAAAGCCCGTATCATAGAACGACTGGTAGAGCCAGATCGAATCTTTACATTTAAAGTGCCTTGGGTAGACGATCAAGGAAACGTACAGTTAAATATTGGTTACCGCGTTCAGTTCAATAATGCCATTGGCCCATATAAAGGCGGCATTCGTTTTCATGCATCTGTAAATCTTTCCATTCTGAAATTCCTGGGATTTGAACAAACATTCAAAAATGCACTGACCACTCTTCCTATGGGTGGAGGTAAAGGTGGATCTGATTTCTCTCCTCGGGGTAAGTCTGATGCTGAGATTATGCGTTTCTGCCAGGCATTCATATTAGAACTCTGGCGCCATATTGGTCCTGACACAGATGTACCTGCCGGAGATATAGGTGTAGGTGGACGAGAAATAGGCTACATGTTTGGCATGTATAAGAAACTTGCCCGTGAATTTACTGGCACCTTTACTGGTAAAGGACTCGAATACGGTGGTTCCTTAATCCGTCCTGAAGCAACAGGCTTCGGCGGACTCTATTTTGTAAATCAGATGCTAAGCACAAAAGGTATTGATCTCAAAGACAAAACAGTTGCAGTTTCTGGTTTTGGAAATGTAGCATGGGGTGCAGTAACCAAAGCAACCGAACTTGGAGCAAAAGTGGTAACCATCTCTGGTCCCGACGGATATATATACGATGAAGAAGGAATCAGCGGAGAGAAAATTGATTATATGTTGGAATTACGTGCCACTGGAAATGACATTGTAGAACCATACGCAGAGATGTTTAATGCTAAATTCATTCCTAACCGTCATCCATGGGAAGTTAAGGTAGATATTGCGCTACCTTGTGCTACTCAAAATGAGTTAGATGGTGAAGATGCTAAGTTACTAATTGAAAACAAGGTTTTATGTGTGGGAGAGATTTCCAATATGGGATGTACCCCCGAAGCAATTGACCTGTTCATTGAAAACAAAATAATGTATGCACCAGGCAAGGCAGTTAATGCCGGTGGAGTTGCAACTTCCGGACTTGAAATGTCTCAGAATGCAATGCACCTGAGCTGGGGAGCTGCAGAAGTAGATAACAAGCTTCATGAAATTATGCACGGCATTCATGCTCAATGCGTGAAATACGGCACAGAGCCCGACGGATATATTAATTACGTAAAAGGTGCAAATATTGCAGGATTCATGAAAGTGGCACATGCCATGATGGATCAAGGTATAGTATAA
- a CDS encoding PEP/pyruvate-binding domain-containing protein: protein MLSKLKLNQLYFRDTTFVNLMTRRIFNVLLIANPYDAFMLEDDGRIDEKIFNEYAALSLRYPPRFTQISTEEEAWMELENMQYDLVICMPSTDKSDFFATGRMIKEKYPQIPIVILTPFSHGVRRRIANEDISAFEYVFCWLGNTDLLVSIIKLVEDKMNLEHDVAEVGVQMILLVEDSIRFYSSVLPSLYKFILQQSQDFATEALNEHQRTLRMRGRPKIALAKNYEEAIELYNKFQNNMLGVITDVRFPRNGKRDAMAGIKLCAEIRKKDPFVPLIIQSSEIDNQVYAARYSASFVDKNSKKMDVDLQQIVSENFGFGDFIFRNPETNEEVAKVRNLKDLQNIIFAVPSESLLYHISRNHISRWLYSRAMFPVAEFLRQITFDKVVDIDIYRKIIFESIVKYRKMKNQGVVAVFKRDRFDRYSNFARIGDGSLGGKGRGLAFIDNMVKRHPEFEEFENAQVVIPKTVVLCTDIFDEFMETNNLYQVALSDVDDDTILKYFLKAKLPERLIEDFFTFFDVVKSPIAIRSSSLLEDSHYQPFAGIYSTYMIPYLDDKYEMLRMLSDSIKGVYASVYFSDSKSYMQATSNVIDQEKMAVILQEMVGNQYGDRYYPSMSGVARSLNYYPIGDEKPEEGTVNIALGLGKYIVDGGMTLRFSPYHPNKVLQTSELDLALKETQTRFYALDLKNVGNNFSIDDGFNLLKLPIKEAENDGSLRYIASTFDPYDQIIRDGLYPGGRKLITFANILQHEVFPLSRILQLAMKYGEKEMRRPVEIEFAANMSTEIDKSGTFYLLQIRPIVDSKEMIDEDLSLVSKENTLLSSNYALGHGVMNDIYDVIYVKTDHYNASHNQDIAYEIEKLNKQFLEKKQNYILVGPGRWGSNDTWLGIPVKWPHISAAKVIVEAGLTNYRIDPSQGTHFFQNLTSFGVGYFTINSYMNDGIYDQAFLNEKDAVFETQYLRHIHFEKPLIVKIDGKKNIGLVMKP from the coding sequence ATGCTCAGTAAACTAAAATTAAACCAACTTTATTTCAGAGATACTACTTTTGTCAACCTGATGACCAGGCGGATATTTAATGTTTTGCTTATAGCCAATCCGTATGATGCATTTATGTTGGAAGATGACGGACGCATAGATGAAAAGATCTTTAATGAGTATGCTGCGCTAAGTTTACGCTATCCTCCCCGCTTTACTCAGATTTCAACAGAAGAAGAGGCTTGGATGGAATTGGAAAATATGCAGTACGATCTGGTTATTTGTATGCCAAGCACTGATAAAAGTGATTTTTTTGCTACGGGGCGTATGATTAAAGAGAAGTATCCGCAAATCCCTATTGTAATTCTTACTCCTTTCTCTCATGGGGTGAGAAGACGCATAGCAAATGAAGATATAAGTGCATTTGAATATGTTTTCTGCTGGCTTGGAAATACTGATTTACTTGTTTCCATTATTAAGCTGGTAGAGGATAAGATGAATCTGGAACATGATGTGGCGGAAGTTGGTGTACAGATGATTCTATTAGTGGAAGACTCCATTCGTTTTTATTCATCTGTTTTGCCCAGTCTCTATAAGTTTATTCTGCAACAATCTCAGGATTTTGCCACAGAAGCATTGAATGAACACCAGCGAACCTTACGTATGCGGGGACGTCCTAAAATAGCCTTGGCCAAGAATTATGAGGAAGCAATTGAACTTTACAATAAATTCCAGAACAATATGCTGGGAGTAATTACGGATGTAAGGTTCCCCCGAAATGGAAAAAGAGATGCAATGGCGGGAATTAAGTTATGTGCTGAGATACGTAAGAAAGATCCTTTTGTTCCATTGATCATCCAATCTTCAGAGATAGACAATCAGGTTTATGCAGCCCGCTATTCTGCCAGCTTTGTAGACAAGAATTCCAAGAAAATGGATGTTGACCTGCAGCAGATTGTCTCTGAAAATTTTGGTTTCGGAGATTTTATATTTCGCAATCCCGAAACAAATGAAGAGGTAGCCAAGGTTCGTAATCTGAAAGATCTTCAGAATATAATCTTTGCTGTACCCAGCGAATCATTGTTATATCATATTTCCCGGAATCATATTTCCCGGTGGCTCTATTCCCGGGCAATGTTTCCCGTGGCTGAGTTCCTGCGACAGATAACCTTTGATAAGGTGGTGGACATCGATATTTACAGAAAGATTATTTTCGAATCGATTGTGAAATACCGGAAGATGAAGAATCAAGGAGTGGTGGCTGTCTTTAAACGTGATCGCTTTGACCGTTACTCTAATTTTGCCCGTATTGGGGATGGTTCATTAGGAGGAAAGGGCAGGGGACTGGCATTTATTGATAACATGGTAAAGCGTCATCCTGAATTTGAAGAATTTGAGAATGCACAAGTAGTCATTCCAAAAACGGTTGTTCTTTGCACAGACATTTTTGATGAGTTCATGGAGACAAATAACTTATATCAGGTTGCTCTTTCAGATGTGGATGATGATACAATCCTGAAGTATTTCCTGAAAGCCAAGTTACCTGAACGGTTAATTGAGGATTTCTTCACATTCTTTGATGTAGTAAAATCTCCGATTGCTATCCGTTCGTCCAGTTTGTTGGAAGATTCTCATTACCAGCCTTTCGCCGGTATCTACTCTACCTATATGATTCCTTATCTGGACGATAAGTACGAAATGCTTCGTATGTTGAGCGATTCCATTAAAGGTGTTTATGCTTCGGTTTACTTTAGCGACAGCAAATCTTATATGCAAGCCACTTCGAATGTTATTGATCAGGAAAAGATGGCTGTTATTCTTCAGGAAATGGTTGGTAACCAGTATGGTGATCGCTATTATCCTTCTATGTCCGGTGTGGCCAGATCACTTAATTATTATCCTATTGGCGATGAAAAGCCAGAAGAAGGAACGGTGAACATTGCATTAGGGCTTGGAAAGTACATAGTAGACGGAGGAATGACATTGAGATTTTCTCCCTATCATCCCAATAAGGTGTTGCAAACCAGTGAGCTAGATCTTGCATTAAAGGAAACTCAGACTCGTTTTTATGCACTGGATCTGAAGAACGTTGGCAATAACTTTTCTATTGATGACGGTTTTAATTTATTGAAACTTCCGATAAAGGAGGCTGAAAATGATGGCTCATTGCGTTACATTGCTTCTACGTTTGATCCGTATGATCAGATTATTCGTGATGGTCTTTATCCGGGTGGACGAAAACTGATTACATTTGCAAATATTCTTCAGCACGAAGTATTTCCATTGTCACGCATCCTTCAACTGGCAATGAAGTATGGTGAGAAAGAGATGAGGAGACCTGTGGAAATTGAATTTGCAGCAAACATGAGTACGGAAATAGATAAATCGGGTACATTCTATTTATTGCAGATTCGTCCTATTGTGGATAGTAAAGAGATGATTGACGAAGATTTATCGTTGGTTAGTAAAGAAAACACGCTACTAAGCTCTAATTATGCTTTGGGGCACGGAGTTATGAATGATATTTATGATGTTATTTATGTAAAGACAGATCATTACAATGCTTCTCATAATCAGGATATTGCTTATGAGATAGAAAAATTGAATAAACAGTTTTTGGAAAAGAAGCAAAACTATATACTAGTTGGACCGGGCAGATGGGGTTCCAATGATACTTGGCTCGGAATTCCGGTTAAATGGCCGCATATCTCTGCTGCAAAGGTTATTGTGGAAGCCGGTTTAACGAATTACAGAATTGACCCAAGCCAAGGAACGCATTTCTTTCAAAATCTTACCTCTTTTGGAGTGGGGTATTTTACAATCAATTCTTATATGAACGATGGTATTTACGATCAGGCTTTCCTGAATGAAAAGGATGCTGTATTTGAAACTCAGTATCTTCGTCATATACATTTTGAAAAGCCACTAATAGTGAAAATAGATGGCAAGAAGAATATTGGGCTTGTGATGAAGCCTTAG
- a CDS encoding SagB/ThcOx family dehydrogenase has translation MKRSLLLMTLLMLISCTNAQEIKPIKLNAPNLNRGEKVMKALANRKSTREFSEKMLSQQDLSDLLWAANGINRPKEGKRTAPSSRNKQDIKVYVCMAEGSYLYNALTSTLDPVSNGDVRPIKAPVCLILVSDTDQTWGALDAGIVSQNISLFCSGVGLATVVRATMNKEELKKALKLTGTQTLLLNHPVGYFK, from the coding sequence ATGAAACGATCCTTATTGTTAATGACACTGTTAATGCTTATTTCATGCACTAATGCGCAGGAAATTAAACCAATAAAGCTAAATGCACCGAACTTGAATCGTGGTGAAAAAGTGATGAAGGCTTTGGCTAATCGTAAATCCACTCGTGAATTCTCGGAAAAAATGCTTAGTCAGCAAGATCTTTCCGATCTTCTTTGGGCTGCAAATGGTATAAACAGACCTAAAGAGGGTAAAAGAACTGCTCCTTCTTCACGCAACAAACAAGACATAAAGGTTTATGTTTGTATGGCTGAGGGCAGTTACCTTTATAACGCGTTAACCAGCACTTTAGATCCTGTAAGCAATGGAGATGTTCGTCCAATAAAGGCTCCGGTATGTCTGATTCTGGTTTCGGATACAGATCAAACCTGGGGTGCACTTGATGCAGGAATTGTTTCGCAGAATATATCTTTGTTTTGCTCGGGAGTGGGATTGGCAACTGTTGTGCGGGCTACAATGAATAAAGAGGAATTAAAGAAGGCATTGAAGTTGACTGGAACACAAACTCTTCTGTTAAATCATCCTGTAGGTTATTTTAAATAA